The DNA region GGTTTCCAGATCTGGATTGGGTAGAGAAGGTAGCAACTTGAATCTAGTGATTCTAGTTTCAAGTGTGATTTAGGGATTTcagaaaagatgaagatgaatggaTCCCTAGGGTGTCAGATTTGGGGAAAATGGGCTAAAAGGAGAGTCATGTGACTCCTATGTGCCTCCCTCTTTCTCTCTAGTGGCACTTCCACATAAGCTTTTAGATGCCAAATAAGCTGTTTCTGTTAAAAAATAGACGGTCGAACTAACGTTGCAAACAACATGCAACGTCAGGGACCATTcttataattaaattttgttGAGGACTAAAATTATGGTTTTGGTGAACATCAAggactaaagttgcaattaagccttttttttgtttttcgtttCAACTAATGGCGTCTCATTTGAGACGCCATCCAAACAGGTATCCAGATCTCCCACATGGCATAAACTACCCCACGGGGTGAATTGCTTCCGAAATGCAACTTTTTTggtaaaaagttattttttaaatttttagatAAAAACCAAGGATAAGTTCAAATCAAGCAACATTGACTCAACGAGTATTTGTCACTTGCATGCTCGATCACTCTAAGCCATTGTCGGTGTTCTCTAACCATACTCTGCTAGTAAGTAGTAACGCATACAAATACAAGTATGAGCTACGAAATGTTTTCAAAAACTAAGGTACAAATATACTTAGTGGGGGTATTTCTAAACTACTCCCACCAATAGAGTATCATAACATTCAACACCTTTTATTTTACACTTTATATGCTTATTAGAATCTTAGAAAGGAAGGAAGTTGAGGGAAGAGTTCTAATTGGAAAATAGCGTTTTCCATGTGCGTTGGATCAACACGACTACAAGAGGAAtgttggaaaaagaaaaaaacaattgGAGCAGTAAATAATTCTTATGCGCTTGTGTAAGAAAACTGTTTGTGTTGTGCTTCCctcttttatccttattataTATGTGAATGCTTAGATGCCTCTTCAAAATGGGGGACATTGGTGCCCCTTTTTTTTTACCTGCTATAACTTGTTTCAacatgccattttttttttgtaaatgtaTATTTCAACATTTCTTCCGTTTATAATGTTAATAACCTCACTGCCTAACACATTTCTTCTGAGTTTTGTAAGACGATTCAAAAAAAGTTGGACGTGGCAGATACCCAAAATGCCACTTACAATGTGTAACTTTGAACATAAATCGaattatgattattttatttttaacaataataaattaaaaggtataatatatattatgatcataaaattttaattataatttgaaAATTAGATTACAAATAATATgtaatttaaaaattgaaattttaaatttagaaTATTATAGGAATTACAATTATAatagaaattaatttaaaatgggAAATACTCAATAGTTCAAGATGAAAATAGGAAACCAACGATCACTTTACttttcatttatattatttcacCTTGAActcttttctttatatttttgtCCTCTCGTTTACACTATACATCTAAACCGAGCATTAGATAAAAATACCGAACCTTTCATTTTTGTGCACCCACTGCTTCTCTCATACCTGTGGTACCCTACAAACAAGCCAGGCTCCTCTGAAGGGAAGATTATgttcatgcaatgcaatggAGTGCACATTACCATGGGCTCGATCAAACCCGAAGACAAAATCATTTGACAGTTGCAGCAACAAAATCAGAAAACTCAAACTCGTCATTCTATGAAGAGGCTACTTTGGTTCCAAAATTTGGATAGGTTATTTTGCAACATAGGATATAAGAAAAGAGAAATCAGAAATAAATTGTATTTATTAGCAGTTATCGTACAAGTTTTGTCCATGTTATCAATTCACAAAAACATGATATTCATGTACACTATAAATCAAAACGGGAACTTATTCAACTATGTGGGAACTACCTGAGGATCAAAAGGTGAATCCCCACCACCCTCTTCAGCCACATCGACCATGCTTTCTATGTTTTTTGTCTCGTCCTCTTGGAAACCTTGCTTAAAGGTATCATAATTGGTGGGTTCACTGGCCTTGAAGGGACGCTCACCCAAAACTCGACGCAAGTCATCTTGGTGAAGTACTTCTTTTTCCAGCAGCAACTCTGCAATTTGAGCTACCTGCTCCTTGTGTTCCTCAATTAAATTTACTGTATGGTCATATGCTTTCTTCACCAATTTTCTCACTTCCCTATCAATCAATGCAGCAGTTTCGCTGCTATATGGCTTCGACCCAAATGAGTCTTCTTTCTGAGGGAAAGATAGGAGGCCCACTTCCTCATTGAAACCTAGGACACCCACTTGTTTATAACTCCAGTCTGTCACTTTTTCCAAGTCGTTCTGTGCTCCTGTTGAGATTTGCCCTATGAGAACCTGCAGTAACAAGGGAGGGAAACAATCATTTTCTCAGATTTGAATTGGAGAAAAACATTATACAATAAAACAAGGCAGTAATaagatttgaatttgaaaaatataataagtaATGTACAGTGTCTGAATTAGAAATCAGGCTAAGCCCAAGTTTACCCCAGAAACTAGCTCAGGGATGAGAAATGCTCTAtctatataaataattatttagtcATATCACTAGTTAATGTGGGACTCCTCAACACACCCTCACCCCCGAGCTGAAAATCTGGAGCATGAAATTTTCAGGACTGGCCATGGGTAGTCGTAGCCCATTTATGGGTGATCTTCAATAAACAGATTTAGGATAGGCTCTAATGCCATATTCGATTTTCGGGCTAGATCTAACTCTAGCCCAAAAGCTAAGCTCGAGGTGAGGATTTCTCTACCATATATAAGGACTTATTTAGTTATATCACTAATCAATGTGAGACTAGTCAAAAGTCTGAAACATGTTACACCCTTTCACTAGAATATCAACATTAGTCATACAGCAAAGAGCTAATGAAAAAAGGAGAGAAAAACAGTAAGTAAACAAAATTGGAAATGCTAAACAACCTGCTCTGCAGCCCGACCACCAAGGGTCATACAAGTCATATCAAACATCTGCTCCTTTGTCAAGAGAAGGTTCTCATTTGGAACGTACTGCGCAAATCCAAGAGCAGCAGTTCCACGAGGAACAATAGTTACTTTCAACAAGGGATCAGCATGTTCCAAGAACCAACCTGCAACAGCATGGCCTGACTCATGGTAAGCGACAGTACGCCTTTCCAGCTTGCTTATTACCTTGATAAGAAACAAGTTATTAGAGAAACTTTTAACCagtaactgaaaaaaaaaatacaaagtgAGAGCTCCAAACTTGGTTCAATACTTTCAATTCAATGTAGCATataatcttcatcatcatgaaGCCTTAAAATGCAACAACAGCCAAAGAACAACTATCTTTGCGAATTAGATATACAAATAAACTAGAAGATCTGGGGTATAAGGGACGGTCTACTCAGGGACATTTTCATTCTCCATCGTAAGTAACCAATACCATGTGGaacaatatttattaaaataaataaactatATTCTCTGCTAAAGCTTCATTTTACTCACAATGATGATGAAAGGAAAGTAATATGGGAAAAATGAAGGCTACAACTATGCCTATAATGTGCAGCTACCCTGCCCCTTTCCTATAGGCTAGATCTttctaaataataatataaaaactaaaaatggcataccttgttcttcttctccaaACCACCAATAATCCTATCAATAGCTGCCTCAAAATGGTCCATTGTGACTTGTGTTTTGTCACCTCTTGCAGCAATCAGAGCAGCTTCATTGCAAACATTAGCAATGTCGGCTCCAGCAAATCCTGGAGTAAGGGCTGCAAGTCTTTGTGAAAAATATGAAGGCTCATGGTCAAGTTTAATCTTTTTCAAGTATATCTGAAATATCTGGTCACGACCTTTAATATCAGGTTTATCAATTGAAATCTGGCGATCAAATCGCCCAGGTCTAAGTAGGGCACTGTCTAATATATCAGGTCTATTTGTTCCTGCCAGCACAACAACTCCAGCTGTGGTTCCAAAACCATCCATCTCGACCAACAATTGATTTAAAGTACTTTCGCGCTCATCATTTGCTCCAGAGAAACCTCCACGTCCCCTTGCTCGACCAATCGCATCAATCTCATCAATAAATATTATACTGGGAGCACACTGTCTTGCTTCCTGAAACAAGTTTCTCACCCTAGATGGCCCGACACCAACAAACATTTCCATGAAATCAGAACCAGATATAGAAAGAAATGGTACAGCAGACTCTCCTGCAGTTGCTTTTGCTAAAAGGGTTTTTCCTGTGCCTGGAGGACCAACCAGGAGAGCACCTTTTGGAATTTTCGCACCAAGttcttcatatttttttggGTTCTTAAGGAAGTGGACAAACTCCATAATTTCTTGCTTTGCCTCATCACAGCCAGCAACATCTTTGAAATAGACCTGACCAAATGAatataaataatgaaaaatatagTCTCTCAAATGCTCATCACCAACTTATTCGCACAAGACATGATTCCTTAGAGAGAAAACTATAATGGGAAAGACAATAATGGAAACTAGGGAGCATGCTCTTAAAAAACAATAACCATCATTTGTAGAAGAATAAGAAAGCTACTAACCTTGTTTTTGGCATTTTTGTCTACTTTAGTAACATGGGCTTTTCCTATGTTGAATATTCCACGAGCACCCttaccaccgccgccaccgccaACACCAATTCCACCTTGCATTCTTCTTCCCATATATAGGAGAGATCCCAAAAGCAACAGTGTTGGAGCAAATCTCATCAATTCCTGGTACCAAACCATTTCAGAAGAATATGTAACAGGTACATAATCATGAGAGTCGATTCCCAGTGCTTCTTGTGCTTCCTCTAACTTCTCCTCAAAAGACTCAACACTTCcaatattgaaaaaatatttgtatTGGCCTCCAGATCCCTTTGGAGGGAGGGTCCCTTGGACCATTTCACCATCTGTTTGATCACGGGGAGAGCTCCTTACATATATTTTAGCAACTGATTTGTTTGAGACAACAATATGGTCTACTAACCCTGGTTCCAACAGCTTATTTTTAAACTCTTGAAAGCTAATCTGCAAAGATTCAAACTCTGGTCGGGTCAGCAAGATGATGGCAAGTTAACAAtgaaaaagaaaccaaaatgcATATGATTGGATTCACATTCCAATTATCAGGCAAAGACACACTCAGAACAAAAAAAGATATAGAGAAATATCATGcaattttcaaaactcaaactagCTTAAGACTTGAACCAGATACCAGAAATCAGTGGGATATAAAACTCTCAAATATATCCTAATAGCAATCTTTTTTATGGGCCTTCAACAAAAGCCGTCAACAAAAGCTCATCTCACAGATGAGGTGCACGAGCCATGGCAGGATCCAGGGAAGGGCCGACTCTGTTGCAAGTCTAATATAGGCATTAGGCAGCCTTTTCTTGCAGTTACGAAATGCTAATTTCATGACTTAAACATGTGACCTCCTAGCCACATGAAGAGCAAGAAGGAAAGAAATCATGAGTTACCCAAGAGTAAGTACTCGAGGAAATGAAGACAAATAAAGCGCACCAGCCATGGCAAGATCCGGGGAAGGGCCAAAAACGTTGTAAACCTAAGAATTAGGCAGCTAACTTACAGTTACAAAATGCTAATTCCAACAACTTCAACCGTTATACCAAAGTTCCCCTAGGTCTTAAGACAATGTAGTATCATAATCATAATACATTACATAAAGCAAAAATCTAATTTAACATACTCTCTTTTGTATTTCCATTTCCCCCTTCATCAAAATAATGAACACTACAATGGGATAATGTGTCAAGAAGCACAAGGTTCATTTCTTATGCATTCTAAACCATTGCACCCATCTATGGAATGCAGATATTCATGAATCTCAAGTTCTCAACTCAACCCAGCTTCAtcctaataaaaaaataagaacagATAGTCCTGGTAATTCGCTTGAAGTTATGCTTACCTGCTGCTGCTCGCGAGGACCAAAAGAAAAGGATGAAAAAAATAGGCCCATCACCAACAATGGGGTGAGTAGATTTTGAAATTGTTTCATGAAAGTTTCTTGAAAATTTCCTTGTTCATCTGAGTTGGTATTCGACTCATCTGAAATCAAACAGAGAATTCAAGTGTTAAATGTTGGTGGCAGTCCCCTTTTATTGATACATGATTAACGCACACAAATACACATTAGTTAAATAAATCATTGCAGGGTGAAAATACACCATGTAAATGAAATGGCATATGTTTGGCATTGAACCATATGTCTCAAAACCCCTAAACATACGCGCTCTAGTTAAACAACTATTATCCCCCGAGCTTGAATAAATTTAATCAGCTATATAATAACCAACATTTTCAAATGATTTGAGATGAGCTATTCACAAATGACTTATTCACAAGGCacaacaaatattccttttgtACCTTTAGACTCGTATTTTTTATCGTTGTTTCCGTTTCCCTTGGGAGCATCCTTCTTTTCCTTGGGATAGAAGTTCTCATAATCTACCAAAAACAGCAAGAAAGTCCAATCAGAACACTAGCATAGTAATCCAGAAGCAAAAGAGAGAATAAAAACAGTTCCAATTTGACTCACTCTTCTTAGGGGCTTCGCTGGAAAACAAGCGGTGGTGAAGCCTAGGGTTTGCGGCAACAGATTTGAAAGCAGCCAAATTGGAAAGGAGGCTGCCACTACTGCGAGCAGCTCCGACAGAAGATGCATATCCCCTGAAAAACCCTAATCCCCCTTCCGCCGCGACATTCGTTCGCGACGATACCCCTAGGGTTCCCAATCTGCCATCACCGCAGAAAAGATTCTACGACCCAGAAGACAATTGAAACAaagttagagtcttttggatgTAAATAAGCGAATTAAAATGATGGGTAACGAAAAAGCTTACTCTAGCGCGAGAAGAACGCGACAAGGAGCGTCCAATCCTAGAAAAAATCATGATCAAAAGATGTGAGGAACAATGGTAGATCTGAAGAATTGCAACGTGGTTTAGCGATACAGAGAGGATTGATGAAGAGAGAAGTGAAGGAGATGATGATATGAGATGGTTTGTTTTGTGAGAAAGAGTGAGTAGCGGTGTTTTTGTTTGAGCACCAAATAAAAGGCTTGGCTTGAGGTCAACAAAGGGGCACGTTGGCTTCGTTCCATTAAAATTGTCTTGCCAAACACGGTACTCGCCCATAGATTCTTcctcaacaaaaaaaagaaaaaaaaaaatagagagagTACTTATCCGGATTTATTTATTATGGACCAGTTTTTTGTGGTCTAATGTTACACCACTCCCGGTTGACCTGATACCATAGGTAATattgtattttttaaatatttgaaaacaaaataattaatttataaaccaTAAATGATTTAATTAGTAAATAAAGATTAGTAGTTAATTGAAGGTAAATCATAGTGGTAATTGGGGAGGTAAAATGATAAGGTAAATcagttaattacttaattactCCTACTAATTACACCAAAAAATCATTAATTGTCTCCCACTTACTCACTTCAATTACTCCAACTACCCACTcactttaattttcaaaatcagATCTAAATCACTTTCATTTTCAACCCATACGCCCCAGAAATCAAACACAAAAACCCATTTGGCCTTTTGTTCTCGAGAACTCTTTAGGGTTCATGGCCACCTTCATCGCAACCCACCTCCAGATCTAGCGTTCTCTTCGcctttcctcttcctccaaCCACCTTCATCGAAGGCCGAGATCGTTCGTTCAGCGTCGCCTGTTCTCTTCCTCGAAACCCACCTCCCTTGATACCCACCATCCGTTGAAAACCCACCTTCATTCGAAGCCCAACATCGAATCCGGTTTCCATGGGTGGATTCGTCTCCAGATCTAGCGAATCCCTTTGTCACACATCGCGTTTCCTTTTCTCATTCCACCGAAGTGTAAGTTCTTCATTTCTCATCCCCTTCTCCTTGTTGAAGTTTAGGATTTAAAATTTTTGAAACAAGTTGGTGATCTAAGTGTCGTTTTCGAGTTCTGAAATTGGTTTTTCTTTGTTGGGTTTTTTCCAGATTAAGgtgattttgaaaataattactgCATGAACAAGAGAGAATTATTTGGTTCAATTTTGGGGTTCTGCCAGATTAAAGCGATTTTGATCCGTTTTAGAGTTGAAATTTGGGTTTTCAAATTATTGAATTGAAGTCAATTTGAAATTAGGGTTGAATTTGGGGGTTTTCAAATTAGGGATTTGACATTATTCTGAAATTAGGGTTGAATTTAGGGGTTTTCAAATTAGGGATTTGACATTATTCTGAAATTAGGGTTGAATTTGGGGGTTTTCAAATAAGAGATTTCAAGTGTTGAAATT from Lotus japonicus ecotype B-129 chromosome 2, LjGifu_v1.2 includes:
- the LOC130740577 gene encoding ATP-dependent zinc metalloprotease FTSH 10, mitochondrial-like, producing MIFSRIGRSLSRSSRARNLFCGDGRLGTLGVSSRTNVAAEGGLGFFRGYASSVGAARSSGSLLSNLAAFKSVAANPRLHHRLFSSEAPKKNYENFYPKEKKDAPKGNGNNDKKYESKDESNTNSDEQGNFQETFMKQFQNLLTPLLVMGLFFSSFSFGPREQQQISFQEFKNKLLEPGLVDHIVVSNKSVAKIYVRSSPRDQTDGEMVQGTLPPKGSGGQYKYFFNIGSVESFEEKLEEAQEALGIDSHDYVPVTYSSEMVWYQELMRFAPTLLLLGSLLYMGRRMQGGIGVGGGGGGKGARGIFNIGKAHVTKVDKNAKNKVYFKDVAGCDEAKQEIMEFVHFLKNPKKYEELGAKIPKGALLVGPPGTGKTLLAKATAGESAVPFLSISGSDFMEMFVGVGPSRVRNLFQEARQCAPSIIFIDEIDAIGRARGRGGFSGANDERESTLNQLLVEMDGFGTTAGVVVLAGTNRPDILDSALLRPGRFDRQISIDKPDIKGRDQIFQIYLKKIKLDHEPSYFSQRLAALTPGFAGADIANVCNEAALIAARGDKTQVTMDHFEAAIDRIIGGLEKKNKVISKLERRTVAYHESGHAVAGWFLEHADPLLKVTIVPRGTAALGFAQYVPNENLLLTKEQMFDMTCMTLGGRAAEQVLIGQISTGAQNDLEKVTDWSYKQVGVLGFNEEVGLLSFPQKEDSFGSKPYSSETAALIDREVRKLVKKAYDHTVNLIEEHKEQVAQIAELLLEKEVLHQDDLRRVLGERPFKASEPTNYDTFKQGFQEDETKNIESMVDVAEEGGGDSPFDPQVVPT